One window from the genome of Leptospira johnsonii encodes:
- a CDS encoding extracellular medium-chain-length polyhydroxyalkanoate depolymerase → MLKRITMLMPLLIGALLFAGAGEVDASRCKTTGLLIKTTSCSYSTKKIEARPGIFRDVRYQVPEGTAPAGGWPVVVMYQGSFFTVQFSRTQGAPFGGYYEVKVIEKMLDNGFAVIAPDAGLDLFWETNIPTIYELTADYIFLNNLFAAIRNGSFGPINANKKFATGISSGGYNTSRMAVSFPGEFKALAIQSGSYATCSGPICIVPTLPSNHPPTFFVHGFIDAVVPWWTMDLYYDKLRSQGIPADRYTDYLAGHEWVSASAGKIYSWFNQYR, encoded by the coding sequence ATGCTGAAGAGAATCACGATGTTAATGCCTCTATTGATCGGCGCTCTGCTATTTGCAGGTGCCGGAGAAGTAGACGCTTCTCGTTGTAAAACAACCGGTCTTTTGATCAAGACGACCAGTTGCTCTTACTCTACAAAAAAAATCGAAGCTAGACCAGGGATATTCAGGGATGTAAGATACCAAGTACCCGAAGGAACCGCACCTGCAGGTGGATGGCCTGTAGTAGTAATGTACCAAGGATCGTTCTTTACAGTACAGTTCTCTCGTACGCAGGGAGCACCGTTCGGTGGATATTACGAAGTAAAAGTCATCGAGAAGATGTTGGATAATGGATTTGCAGTGATCGCTCCGGACGCGGGGTTGGATCTTTTCTGGGAAACCAATATACCTACGATCTATGAACTGACAGCTGATTATATTTTCTTAAATAATCTGTTTGCTGCGATCCGCAATGGAAGTTTCGGTCCGATCAATGCGAATAAAAAATTTGCAACCGGTATTTCCAGCGGAGGATACAACACGAGTCGTATGGCGGTATCCTTCCCGGGAGAATTCAAGGCATTAGCGATCCAATCCGGTTCTTACGCAACTTGTAGCGGACCGATATGTATCGTTCCAACTCTTCCGTCCAATCATCCGCCTACATTCTTTGTACACGGATTCATAGATGCTGTTGTTCCTTGGTGGACCATGGATTTGTATTATGACAAACTCAGATCTCAAGGAATTCCTGCGGATAGATATACTGATTACCTAGCTGGGCATGAATGGGTATCTGCATCCGCAGGAAAAATATATTCTTGGTTTAACCAATACCGTTAA
- a CDS encoding DUF3089 domain-containing protein, producing MRLFLYSSLLFWGFLFSNCTSIFLYLIKPSGPFTQENVPTTPDYSKKESWAALPELKDDPDEVPAIVGWTDGQEVAKADVFFVHPTTFIKAEGWNAEIGSSLIVYGLSPLKMQASVFNESAKVYAPRYRQAALYSFIDDSGNGEKAFEIAKKDVLSAFDHYLKHYNQGRPFFIAGHSQGSMMLVHVLKEYLDKKKVPNFVAAYLPGWAIHSSEFKNLKVCKNAKDLGCYISWNSKKWGSQLSDFALPPERYIGGVCVNPVNWTPNSPETPKEEHKGGVGIQFSALDKAYVRTKCEGEMLWVDLPSNPNYESRRGNKKNYHISDYGLFYLDIRENIKERLEEYFNKKGKR from the coding sequence ATGAGACTTTTCTTATATTCTTCTTTGCTGTTCTGGGGATTTTTATTTTCAAACTGCACTTCGATCTTTCTGTATTTGATCAAACCTTCCGGTCCTTTCACCCAGGAGAATGTTCCCACTACTCCAGATTATTCAAAAAAAGAATCCTGGGCAGCTCTTCCTGAATTGAAGGATGATCCGGATGAGGTTCCTGCTATTGTAGGTTGGACGGACGGACAGGAAGTGGCGAAGGCGGATGTTTTCTTCGTTCATCCTACCACTTTTATAAAGGCAGAAGGATGGAATGCAGAGATCGGAAGCAGCTTGATCGTTTACGGACTTTCTCCCTTAAAAATGCAAGCATCTGTCTTTAATGAGTCAGCAAAAGTTTATGCGCCTAGATACAGACAGGCCGCCTTATATTCTTTTATAGATGATTCCGGAAATGGAGAGAAGGCATTCGAGATTGCAAAAAAAGATGTACTCTCTGCATTCGATCACTACCTAAAACATTATAACCAAGGAAGACCGTTCTTTATCGCAGGTCATAGCCAAGGTTCGATGATGCTTGTTCACGTATTAAAAGAATATTTGGACAAGAAGAAGGTCCCGAACTTTGTAGCTGCATATCTCCCAGGTTGGGCAATACATTCTTCAGAGTTTAAAAATCTGAAAGTTTGTAAGAATGCAAAAGACCTAGGGTGTTATATCAGTTGGAATTCTAAAAAATGGGGTTCACAACTTTCAGACTTTGCACTTCCTCCCGAAAGATATATAGGAGGAGTTTGTGTGAATCCTGTGAACTGGACTCCGAACAGTCCCGAAACTCCTAAAGAAGAACATAAGGGTGGAGTGGGCATCCAGTTCTCCGCATTGGATAAAGCTTATGTTAGGACTAAGTGTGAAGGGGAGATGCTTTGGGTGGATCTACCTTCTAATCCGAATTACGAATCCAGAAGAGGGAATAAGAAAAATTATCATATCTCCGATTATGGACTCTTCTATTTGGATATCCGAGAGAACATAAAAGAAAGATTGGAAGAATACTTTAATAAAAAAGGAAAACGTTAG
- a CDS encoding sigma 54-interacting transcriptional regulator, with product MYLQFLTLSFLIAVLLCILGVVYCLSVKNKISGIRELMLSFLCLVFLYSACVYASIETDPRGALHRWVSVSAALFAGVFFQRFFLKFPSVIFPKVSSYLFRIQLGIAACISLWFVWETKDSVKTFRFNGQYWDLTATFPGRVVAIISLFLVLSVIVIAIAQILKNKDQKRIALAGILGSFFLNFLIPTIYLTLFRLGQVSAEVFVNALAISVISGFFVFHIFFVSYGGHRTSLTVRILTIVLAMALSVTQVMSGGLSKAIENEYDSIQTNVLQNAKLSSPPKDSVFLSKIGENTSKSDLSAAVIGVRSFILTSSGKPLIVYQNFVNNTEMGLEYSSYRSFVHGYVLDWAIRLFVGLCVLIFGFLIFMKISILNPLFALLKGLDRVEGGELSVEVEVRNKDEIGLLTQAFNAMVRSIREARQELQQYTSNLERTILERDSIYDAVPQERILSNKTLIYASRSMQAVVDRVERISGREQPVLITGETGTGKEIIAGLLHELGRGKDSPFVPINCAAVPANLWESQIFGYVRGAFTDAKSDYAGLVAEANGGTLFFDEVGEMPIEIQPKILRLLQERKYKQVGGRSELKAECRAIFATHRNLRSMVAKGTFREDLYYRINVFEIGIPPLRERRSDIPFLTNRFVEHYSKQMEMDKPNISEEVMDLFLEFPWSGNIRELENCIIRTLADLKGDHIKISDLPPELLELKSSQREEIGEIPIANGSYAAGFEPLVSMYSRRLIETALQKCKGNKSEAARLLKISRGKLQYQMKMLDME from the coding sequence ATGTATCTCCAATTCCTGACCCTTTCTTTTTTGATCGCAGTACTGCTATGTATTTTAGGCGTAGTGTATTGCCTGAGTGTAAAAAATAAGATCTCTGGGATCAGGGAGTTGATGCTCTCCTTTTTATGTTTGGTCTTTTTATATTCTGCCTGCGTATATGCTTCCATCGAAACGGATCCAAGAGGAGCATTACATAGATGGGTCTCAGTTTCTGCCGCATTATTCGCCGGCGTTTTCTTCCAAAGATTTTTTCTAAAATTTCCATCCGTAATTTTTCCTAAAGTTTCTTCTTATCTTTTTAGGATCCAATTGGGAATCGCTGCGTGTATCTCTCTTTGGTTCGTATGGGAGACAAAGGACTCGGTCAAAACGTTTAGATTTAACGGACAATACTGGGATCTAACCGCTACTTTTCCGGGAAGAGTCGTTGCGATCATTTCATTATTCTTAGTTCTAAGTGTGATCGTAATCGCAATCGCACAGATCTTAAAGAACAAGGATCAGAAAAGGATTGCTCTTGCTGGGATCTTGGGCTCCTTCTTCCTGAATTTTTTGATACCTACGATCTATCTAACCTTGTTCCGGCTCGGTCAGGTAAGCGCAGAAGTATTCGTAAACGCACTAGCTATCTCTGTGATCTCCGGTTTTTTTGTATTTCATATCTTTTTTGTAAGTTATGGAGGACATAGAACTTCTCTTACCGTACGGATACTAACTATAGTACTTGCAATGGCGTTGTCCGTGACCCAGGTGATGTCGGGCGGATTAAGCAAGGCGATAGAGAACGAATACGATAGTATCCAGACAAATGTATTACAAAATGCAAAACTATCATCTCCTCCAAAGGACTCCGTTTTTCTTTCTAAGATAGGGGAGAATACTTCCAAATCTGATCTGAGTGCTGCAGTTATAGGAGTTCGATCTTTCATTTTGACCTCTTCCGGAAAACCTCTGATCGTATATCAAAATTTTGTAAATAATACGGAGATGGGACTTGAATATTCTTCTTATAGAAGTTTTGTTCATGGGTATGTTTTAGATTGGGCGATCCGACTTTTCGTAGGTCTTTGCGTATTGATTTTCGGTTTTCTGATATTTATGAAGATCTCAATCTTAAATCCTTTATTTGCCTTATTAAAAGGTTTGGATAGGGTAGAAGGAGGAGAACTTTCCGTCGAAGTAGAGGTTCGCAATAAGGATGAGATCGGACTCTTGACCCAAGCATTCAATGCTATGGTTCGATCCATTCGAGAGGCTAGGCAGGAACTCCAACAATATACTTCCAACTTAGAAAGAACTATTTTAGAAAGGGATTCTATCTATGATGCAGTTCCCCAGGAGAGGATCTTATCTAATAAGACCTTAATATATGCTTCCAGAAGTATGCAGGCGGTAGTAGATAGAGTAGAAAGAATTTCCGGAAGAGAGCAGCCCGTTTTGATTACGGGGGAGACAGGCACTGGAAAAGAGATCATTGCAGGACTTCTTCATGAATTAGGAAGAGGAAAAGACAGTCCATTTGTGCCGATCAACTGCGCTGCAGTCCCGGCGAATCTTTGGGAAAGCCAGATTTTCGGCTATGTAAGAGGAGCATTTACCGATGCAAAGTCCGATTACGCTGGACTCGTCGCGGAGGCTAACGGTGGGACCTTATTTTTCGACGAAGTGGGTGAGATGCCTATAGAGATCCAACCTAAAATATTAAGATTATTGCAAGAACGTAAATACAAACAAGTGGGAGGTCGTTCTGAACTTAAGGCGGAATGTAGAGCGATCTTTGCCACTCACAGAAATCTTAGATCGATGGTCGCAAAGGGAACTTTTAGAGAGGATCTGTATTATAGGATCAATGTTTTCGAGATCGGGATTCCACCTTTAAGAGAAAGAAGATCCGACATTCCATTTCTTACAAATCGATTTGTGGAACATTATTCCAAACAAATGGAAATGGATAAACCTAATATCAGCGAAGAAGTTATGGATCTTTTTTTGGAATTTCCTTGGTCCGGAAATATCCGAGAATTAGAGAACTGTATTATCCGAACTCTCGCAGATCTAAAAGGTGATCATATTAAAATTTCGGATCTTCCTCCCGAGCTATTGGAATTGAAAAGCTCCCAGAGAGAAGAGATCGGGGAAATTCCTATTGCGAACGGATCTTATGCAGCCGGGTTCGAGCCTTTGGTTTCCATGTATTCCAGAAGATTGATAGAAACAGCATTACAAAAATGTAAAGGTAATAAATCTGAGGCCGCTAGGCTTTTGAAGATATCCAGGGGGAAATTACAATACCAGATGAAAATGCTGGATATGGAGTAG
- a CDS encoding YiiD C-terminal domain-containing protein, protein MTEKFDVLSIPFNVHIQLSRPKQGEDALLVMEDKPIYKNHVGSGHAAALFALAEGSGGEYLLSRVASLPFEIIPVVRKSEVKYKKPAQGRVVSKGVIDEQEWSAFMAQLERKGRAGLTVGVELFDETQSNVASFSFDWFIAKK, encoded by the coding sequence ATGACAGAGAAATTCGACGTTTTGTCCATACCATTCAATGTGCATATCCAACTTTCCAGACCTAAACAGGGAGAGGATGCTCTCTTAGTCATGGAAGACAAACCAATCTACAAAAACCATGTTGGCTCAGGACATGCTGCTGCGTTATTTGCTCTCGCAGAAGGAAGTGGAGGAGAATATCTACTTTCAAGAGTAGCTTCTCTTCCTTTTGAGATCATTCCGGTAGTGCGTAAATCCGAAGTGAAATATAAGAAGCCTGCCCAAGGCAGAGTGGTCTCCAAAGGAGTCATCGACGAGCAAGAATGGTCCGCTTTTATGGCCCAACTTGAAAGGAAGGGAAGAGCGGGACTCACTGTTGGGGTGGAACTTTTTGATGAGACTCAGTCGAATGTTGCTAGTTTTAGTTTCGATTGGTTCATTGCTAAGAAATAA
- a CDS encoding neutral/alkaline non-lysosomal ceramidase N-terminal domain-containing protein: MKKEYSKFLTLALALILILTGCDQKSDDDKLLELAVSSNGSKESGSNPILNSLALPTSTPADVFLVGAAKADITGPFVQSSTGYNSPGDEMSGLAMRLYSRAFVIERPGGGRVVIVTNDMIHMYQGVKMGVVKKLQADGYGSAFNNDNILLFATHTHSAPSNISWYTLFNLFNGVIGFDKVHYNIVVNGIADSIKAAYNNRREARIKFVAGNLSNFANNRSSAAYNWNLDKANYPTNINETMSLLRFEGTDGSPIGLLNWFAVHGTSLGITNRRAHGDNKGYASYLVENTFGGNFVAAFPQGPMGDVSPNTPDPTDITKPFLRPNDIDPSLDTLENPIVHGTKQGSRALELYNAASTTLTGNIGYRHSHVVWNNKIAVDPSYIGTFSMPWDTGTGNTTCVATIGGGFLAGDEEGAPVEFAKEGEIRNNFVFENGAWVKKNYSLTNLSGAAQILGYLWPLAQLALGSTKYEACDKEKFTLLPVGEVDNFWFPNPQVPFVPVVLPLQVITIGNTAIVASPFEVTTNAGRRLKAKLTSTLAPAGISNVVVGAMANAYAQYLTTREEYSAQNFEGGFTAYGPWANAALIQEFDRIAKDIVANRSTTAGPNPPDLSGQQFIQTWLSQNGIVNDGGDFGKVLTDANSSYNRTKDTVTVKFQGSHPRVVQDKKLDGSLSSYYDPNTYTYLEIQKKNGSSWTTVANDNNPYTAYDWARTGGDLSATSEVTITWLIRNQQAGTYRVVYNGLAKQFWGVFWTYKKFTGTSKEFVLQ, encoded by the coding sequence ATGAAAAAGGAATATTCGAAATTTTTGACCTTGGCATTGGCTCTGATCCTCATCCTAACAGGTTGTGATCAGAAATCGGACGACGATAAATTGTTAGAACTGGCCGTTTCTTCTAATGGATCAAAGGAGTCCGGCTCTAATCCCATTTTGAACAGTCTTGCTCTACCTACATCTACTCCTGCGGATGTGTTTTTGGTAGGAGCCGCAAAGGCTGATATTACCGGACCTTTTGTGCAGTCTAGCACCGGGTATAATAGTCCGGGTGACGAGATGTCTGGTTTGGCGATGAGGCTTTATTCCAGAGCATTTGTAATAGAACGTCCCGGCGGAGGGCGAGTGGTTATCGTTACTAACGATATGATCCATATGTACCAAGGTGTGAAGATGGGGGTTGTTAAAAAATTACAGGCCGACGGTTATGGATCTGCGTTTAATAATGATAATATACTTTTATTCGCGACACATACACATTCCGCTCCTTCTAATATTTCTTGGTACACTTTATTCAATCTATTCAACGGAGTGATCGGTTTTGATAAAGTTCATTATAATATAGTAGTGAACGGTATCGCAGATTCTATTAAGGCGGCTTATAATAATAGAAGAGAAGCAAGGATCAAGTTTGTTGCGGGAAATCTTTCCAATTTTGCGAATAATAGATCTTCTGCGGCTTATAACTGGAATTTAGACAAGGCAAACTACCCTACGAATATAAACGAAACAATGAGTTTACTTCGTTTTGAGGGTACGGATGGTTCTCCGATCGGATTGCTAAACTGGTTTGCTGTTCACGGAACTTCTCTCGGAATTACTAATCGTAGGGCTCATGGAGACAATAAGGGTTACGCTTCTTATCTGGTGGAAAACACATTTGGCGGAAACTTCGTGGCTGCATTTCCTCAGGGGCCGATGGGAGATGTGAGTCCGAATACTCCAGATCCTACGGATATCACAAAACCTTTCTTAAGACCGAATGATATAGATCCAAGTCTAGATACATTAGAAAATCCTATCGTTCATGGAACAAAACAAGGTAGTAGGGCATTAGAATTATATAATGCAGCTAGTACGACTCTCACGGGGAATATCGGATACAGACATTCTCACGTAGTTTGGAATAATAAAATTGCTGTAGATCCTTCTTATATCGGGACCTTCTCCATGCCTTGGGATACTGGTACTGGAAATACAACCTGTGTGGCAACGATCGGCGGCGGCTTTTTGGCGGGAGACGAAGAAGGTGCACCTGTTGAGTTTGCAAAAGAAGGTGAGATCCGGAACAATTTCGTTTTTGAGAATGGAGCCTGGGTTAAAAAGAATTATTCTTTGACCAATTTAAGCGGCGCTGCTCAGATCCTGGGCTATCTATGGCCGCTCGCTCAATTGGCATTGGGTTCCACAAAGTATGAGGCATGTGATAAGGAAAAATTCACTCTTCTTCCTGTGGGAGAAGTGGATAATTTCTGGTTCCCGAATCCTCAGGTGCCTTTTGTTCCGGTAGTTCTTCCGTTACAAGTGATTACCATTGGAAACACTGCGATTGTGGCTTCTCCTTTCGAAGTTACTACGAATGCAGGAAGAAGGTTAAAAGCAAAGTTAACGAGTACTCTTGCTCCGGCGGGGATCTCCAACGTGGTTGTAGGAGCGATGGCAAATGCTTACGCTCAGTATCTAACTACTCGAGAAGAATATTCCGCTCAAAACTTCGAAGGTGGTTTTACTGCTTATGGTCCTTGGGCAAACGCAGCATTGATCCAAGAGTTTGATCGGATAGCAAAAGATATAGTAGCAAATCGTTCGACGACAGCCGGGCCGAATCCTCCTGATCTTTCCGGCCAACAGTTTATACAAACTTGGTTATCCCAAAACGGTATAGTGAATGACGGAGGAGATTTTGGAAAAGTTCTGACTGATGCCAATTCTTCCTACAACAGAACTAAGGATACTGTTACAGTCAAATTCCAAGGATCACATCCAAGAGTGGTTCAGGATAAAAAACTAGATGGATCTCTATCTTCTTATTATGATCCGAATACCTACACATATTTGGAAATCCAAAAGAAGAACGGAAGTTCTTGGACGACAGTCGCCAACGATAATAATCCGTATACTGCATATGATTGGGCGAGGACAGGTGGAGATCTTTCTGCAACATCTGAAGTTACGATCACTTGGTTGATACGTAATCAGCAAGCCGGGACTTACAGAGTTGTATACAACGGTTTGGCGAAACAATTCTGGGGAGTTTTCTGGACTTACAAAAAATTCACCGGAACTTCCAAGGAGTTCGTTTTGCAATAA
- a CDS encoding glutathione peroxidase — MAFKSVLILLSLLIFSSSLFAAPKAVYDFTVKDIKGKDVVLSKYKGKTLLIVNVASKCGYTYQYENLEKVYKKYKDKGLEIVGFPANNFLSQEPGSNEEIEQFCRVKKGATFDMMSKISVKGEDQHPLYTYLTSSSPDPGDVKWNFEKFLISPTGKIVARFRSGIEPDSKEVTDEIEKVLK, encoded by the coding sequence ATGGCTTTCAAATCCGTTTTGATCTTACTTTCCTTATTGATCTTTTCTTCTTCTTTATTCGCCGCTCCTAAGGCTGTATATGATTTTACTGTAAAGGATATCAAAGGAAAGGATGTGGTACTTTCCAAATACAAAGGCAAAACCTTACTCATTGTAAACGTAGCTTCTAAATGTGGGTATACCTACCAATATGAGAACTTGGAAAAGGTTTACAAAAAATATAAAGACAAGGGTTTGGAGATCGTAGGCTTTCCTGCGAATAATTTTCTATCCCAAGAACCGGGAAGCAACGAAGAGATAGAACAATTCTGTAGAGTGAAAAAGGGCGCAACCTTCGATATGATGTCCAAAATTTCCGTGAAGGGAGAAGACCAGCATCCTCTATATACCTATCTCACTTCTAGTTCTCCGGACCCAGGAGATGTAAAATGGAATTTCGAAAAATTCCTGATCTCTCCTACAGGTAAGATCGTGGCAAGATTCCGTTCCGGAATAGAACCGGATAGCAAAGAAGTCACGGATGAAATTGAGAAGGTCCTAAAATAG
- a CDS encoding dienelactone hydrolase family protein, with translation MNTEIVTIKTAHGEMQTFVAYPDSSPSPCILVLQEAFGVNDHIKDVAVRFSKEGYIAVAPELYYRTAPPGFAGSYEDFMALKPHFSQLTPENLQSDLNAVLDWIKSNPKSISDRIASIGYCLGGWVSFLANSLFTFKAAVSYYGSRIVQTSEEYSPKQNSPLLLVWAGKDRSVKQTHIAAISELLKRSGKNFVELFFSEAEHGFFCDARAAYHKTSAAQAWAITLAFLKEHV, from the coding sequence ATGAATACGGAAATCGTTACGATCAAAACAGCTCATGGAGAAATGCAGACATTTGTGGCTTATCCGGATTCTTCTCCTTCTCCTTGTATTTTAGTATTACAAGAGGCTTTTGGAGTAAACGATCATATCAAAGATGTCGCAGTCCGGTTCTCCAAGGAAGGTTATATTGCAGTCGCTCCAGAACTTTATTATAGGACTGCACCCCCAGGATTTGCTGGAAGTTACGAAGATTTCATGGCATTAAAACCTCATTTCAGCCAACTGACCCCTGAAAATTTGCAATCGGATCTGAATGCTGTCTTGGATTGGATCAAATCAAATCCTAAAAGTATCTCGGATAGAATTGCTAGTATTGGCTATTGTTTAGGTGGATGGGTTTCCTTTTTAGCAAATTCGCTTTTTACTTTCAAGGCTGCGGTTTCGTATTACGGATCTAGAATAGTCCAAACCTCGGAAGAATATTCTCCTAAACAAAATTCACCTTTACTTTTGGTTTGGGCAGGAAAGGACAGAAGTGTAAAACAAACACATATCGCTGCGATCTCTGAATTGTTAAAGAGATCAGGAAAAAATTTCGTGGAGTTGTTTTTTTCAGAGGCAGAGCACGGGTTCTTCTGCGACGCAAGAGCGGCGTACCATAAAACTTCTGCCGCTCAAGCGTGGGCAATCACATTAGCTTTTCTGAAAGAACATGTATAG
- a CDS encoding ChaN family lipoprotein — translation MSVRVLCILLLFPSLLFSQTFNPEIYDSKSKSKVDLSSIIEKAKDADVIIFGEEHNDKVGHAWKLEAFKKLTSAYSTLLSLEMLEKDQQRSVDEYCKGEITERGFLNSGKFWPNYQTDYHPMVSFAKEKNLPVLAANAPRKYVNLVSHQGLDSLYKIRSPFLPPRYTYNLFRQQEYEELLSAMIAEHAPTGFSPDKQKFIDAQYVWDASMADSIAEAHFLLKRKIVHVNGRFHSDRSLGLTYRLKQMGLNVLTVSIFPSEEGKSFQEEDWKLADFLVITERKPVP, via the coding sequence ATGTCGGTTCGTGTTTTATGCATCCTTCTTCTTTTTCCTTCTTTATTATTCTCTCAAACTTTTAATCCTGAAATCTACGATTCAAAAAGTAAATCCAAGGTGGATCTTTCGTCTATCATCGAGAAGGCGAAGGATGCAGATGTCATCATATTCGGGGAAGAGCATAACGATAAAGTTGGACATGCTTGGAAATTGGAGGCGTTCAAAAAGTTGACCTCTGCATATTCTACCCTCCTTTCCTTAGAGATGCTGGAGAAGGATCAGCAAAGATCTGTGGATGAATATTGCAAAGGAGAGATCACTGAAAGAGGTTTTTTGAATTCGGGAAAATTTTGGCCGAATTACCAAACAGATTATCATCCGATGGTTTCTTTTGCTAAAGAAAAAAATCTGCCAGTGCTTGCGGCTAACGCTCCCAGGAAATATGTGAACCTGGTATCTCATCAAGGTTTGGACTCTTTGTACAAGATCAGATCTCCTTTTCTTCCGCCCAGATATACTTATAATTTATTCAGACAACAAGAATACGAAGAGCTTCTCTCTGCAATGATCGCAGAACATGCACCTACAGGTTTTTCTCCGGACAAACAAAAGTTTATAGATGCCCAATATGTTTGGGACGCTTCTATGGCGGACTCGATTGCGGAGGCACACTTCTTATTAAAAAGAAAGATCGTGCATGTGAACGGAAGATTTCATTCTGATAGAAGTTTAGGGCTGACATATAGGCTGAAACAGATGGGCCTGAATGTTTTGACAGTCAGTATTTTTCCTTCGGAAGAAGGCAAAAGTTTTCAGGAAGAAGATTGGAAATTGGCGGATTTCCTGGTAATCACCGAAAGAAAACCGGTGCCATAA